A stretch of the Vigna radiata var. radiata cultivar VC1973A chromosome 9, Vradiata_ver6, whole genome shotgun sequence genome encodes the following:
- the LOC106774199 gene encoding transcription factor MYB41 isoform X1 → MILQLYRLCNTLLIKMGRKPCCDKMGMKKGPWTAEEDEILVNYINKNGGHGSWRSLPKLAGLLRCGKSCRLRWTNYLRPDIKRGSFTFEEEKLIIQLHGILGNRWAAIASQLPGRTDNEIKNLWNTHLKKRLICMGLDPQTHQPLSSSCNPDGKAHAASTSTRHMAQWESARLEAEARLSREPYLFNNNSNKTDSDYFLRMWNSEVGQSFRGVHKSDNKGSCQSPISLGSLSATTTIDLASNPTSIVKEDLVWGGSKKIASDSSSSSELEEDSCDTSLQLLLDFPINNDMSFLE, encoded by the exons ATGATCTTGCAACTTTATCGGTTATGCAATACATTGTTGATTAA GATGGGAAGGAAACCCTGTTGTGACAAGATGGGTATGAAGAAGGGTCCTtggactgctgaagaggatGAGATTCTTGTCAATTATATCAACAAGAATGGTGGCCATGGAAGTTGGCGTTCTCTTCCCAAGTTAGCAG GTCTTCTTCGTTGTGGCAAGAGTTGTAGGCTAAGATGGACCAACTACCTCAGACCAGATATTAAACGTGGTTCCTTCACTTTTGAGGAAGAAAAACTAATCATACAGCTTCATGGTATCCTTGGAAATAG GTGGGCTGCTATAGCCTCTCAGCTACCAGGAAGAACAGACAATGAGATCAAGAACTTATGGAACACCCATTTGAAGAAACGTCTCATTTGCATGGGCCTAGACCCTCAAACCCACCAGCCACTCTCCTCTTCATGCAACCCTGATGGCAAGGCCCATGCAGCATCCACCTCAACCCGCCACATGGCCCAGTGGGAGAGTGCAAGGCTTGAAGCAGAGGCCAGGCTCTCAAGAGAGCCCTATTTGTTCAACAACAACTCCAACAAAACTGACTCTGACTACTTCCTCAGAATGTGGAACTCTGAAGTTGGACAATCTTTTCGTGGTGTGCACAAATCAGACAACAAAGGTAGCTGCCAAAGTCCCATTTCTCTAGGGTCATTGTCTGCTACCACCACCATAGATTTGGCTTCCAACCCTACAAGCATTGTGAAAGAGGATTTGGTGTGGGGTGGTAGCAAGAAAATTGCCTCTGATTCATCAAGCTCTAGTGAACTAGAAGAAGACTCGTGTGACACTTCATTGCAGCTCTTGTTAGACTTTCCTATAAACAATGACATGAGCTTCTTAGAATGA
- the LOC106774199 gene encoding transcription factor MYB41 isoform X2, with amino-acid sequence MGRKPCCDKMGMKKGPWTAEEDEILVNYINKNGGHGSWRSLPKLAGLLRCGKSCRLRWTNYLRPDIKRGSFTFEEEKLIIQLHGILGNRWAAIASQLPGRTDNEIKNLWNTHLKKRLICMGLDPQTHQPLSSSCNPDGKAHAASTSTRHMAQWESARLEAEARLSREPYLFNNNSNKTDSDYFLRMWNSEVGQSFRGVHKSDNKGSCQSPISLGSLSATTTIDLASNPTSIVKEDLVWGGSKKIASDSSSSSELEEDSCDTSLQLLLDFPINNDMSFLE; translated from the exons ATGGGAAGGAAACCCTGTTGTGACAAGATGGGTATGAAGAAGGGTCCTtggactgctgaagaggatGAGATTCTTGTCAATTATATCAACAAGAATGGTGGCCATGGAAGTTGGCGTTCTCTTCCCAAGTTAGCAG GTCTTCTTCGTTGTGGCAAGAGTTGTAGGCTAAGATGGACCAACTACCTCAGACCAGATATTAAACGTGGTTCCTTCACTTTTGAGGAAGAAAAACTAATCATACAGCTTCATGGTATCCTTGGAAATAG GTGGGCTGCTATAGCCTCTCAGCTACCAGGAAGAACAGACAATGAGATCAAGAACTTATGGAACACCCATTTGAAGAAACGTCTCATTTGCATGGGCCTAGACCCTCAAACCCACCAGCCACTCTCCTCTTCATGCAACCCTGATGGCAAGGCCCATGCAGCATCCACCTCAACCCGCCACATGGCCCAGTGGGAGAGTGCAAGGCTTGAAGCAGAGGCCAGGCTCTCAAGAGAGCCCTATTTGTTCAACAACAACTCCAACAAAACTGACTCTGACTACTTCCTCAGAATGTGGAACTCTGAAGTTGGACAATCTTTTCGTGGTGTGCACAAATCAGACAACAAAGGTAGCTGCCAAAGTCCCATTTCTCTAGGGTCATTGTCTGCTACCACCACCATAGATTTGGCTTCCAACCCTACAAGCATTGTGAAAGAGGATTTGGTGTGGGGTGGTAGCAAGAAAATTGCCTCTGATTCATCAAGCTCTAGTGAACTAGAAGAAGACTCGTGTGACACTTCATTGCAGCTCTTGTTAGACTTTCCTATAAACAATGACATGAGCTTCTTAGAATGA
- the LOC106773217 gene encoding uncharacterized protein LOC106773217 has product MEDKDQSANPASPFYLHPGENPGLTLISQVLNESNYPSWSRCMRRALLSKNKIKFIDGSIKKPQNNKDPLFDAWERCNVMVLSWITKTLSPQIAESVIYVKEAKDLWDELKERFSKGDYFKISDLLQVIHSIKKGERSVSQFFTDLKILWEELEFLRPIPKCTCKTPCSCELSKVSLKYREIEHVICFSKGLNETYNTVRTQILLMEPLPNINRVFSLIMQQERQEKSDVGTFIQHTASETTRVLANITDRNNNWKTEQPWKGQGRGAGPYNPGRGRGRNPNHGKQCSYCNKMNHTIDECYSKHGFPPWYKKNKGNQERKSGWNSTNVCQSNTGSEIANQGGSNTNFNKLTPEQVEKLLKMIEKVEEPIHNINQMQRKDQEDKPGISSWIIDTVATDHVTHERKYYVTFYKIKPITVKLPNNSIVTAEHGGTIQFSKDFVIFNVLYIPTFSFNLISVQSLAKDLNCSLIFSSELCQIRENTTLXMIGYANPHKGLYYLQAFPTHDXDFASKSVFTFKQVDVNIWHYRLGHPGHKVVKQICESFPYVQINDNAICDPCRQPVYDDGERIEEHEVQGNETETDDTDIAPDNSERNDGQRRSERTRKPPTYLNDYVHQKNI; this is encoded by the exons ATGGAAGACAAAGATCAATCTGCTAACCCAGCAAGCCCTTTTTACCTGCATCCTGGAGAGAATCCAGGCCTCACCCTCATTTCTCAGGTCTTAAACGAGTCCAATTATCCCTCTTGGAGCCGCTGCATGAGAAGGGCTCTCCTCTCAAAGAACAAGATCAAGTTTATTGATGGGTCTATTAAAAAACCTCAAAACAACAAAGATCCTTTGTTTGATGCATGGGAAAGATGCAATGTTATGGTTCTTTCATGGATTACGAAGACACTCTCCCCACAGATTGCAGAGAGTGTAATATACGTAAAAGAGGCTAAGGATTTATGGGATGAATTGAAGGAGAGATTCTCTAAAGgtgactattttaaaatttcggATCTTCTTCAAGTGATTCATTCGATAAAGAAAGGGGAAAGAAGCGTTAGTCAGTTCTTTACTGATTTAAAAATCCTATGGGAAGAACTTGAATTTTTGAGACCAATACCCAAATGCACATGCAAGACTCCTTGCAGCTGTGAACTGTCAAAAGTTTCTTTGAAATACAGAGAAATAGAACATGTCATATGTTTTTCGAAAGGGTTAAATGAGACATATAACACTGTCCGAACCCAGATCCTATTGATGGAGCCTTTACCTAATATTAATCGGgttttctctcttattatgCAACAAGAGAGGCAAGAAAAGTCTGATGTTGGTACCTTTATCCAGCATACTGCAAGTGAGACCACCAGAGTCTTAGCCAACATTACGGACAGAAACAACAATTGGAAGACAGAACAACCCTGGAAGGGTCAGGGTAGGGGTGCTGGACCATATAATCCGGGAAGGGGGAGAGGAAGGAATCCCAACCATGGAAAACAGTGCTCCTATTGCAATAAAATGAACCATACTATAGATGAGTGTTACTCTAAACATGGGTTTCCACCCTGGTACAAGAAGAATAAGGGTAATCAAGAAAGAAAGAGTGGATGGAATTCCACTAATGTCTGCCAAAGCAACACTGGATCAGAAATAGCTAACCAGGGAGGCAGTAACACTAATTTTAACAAACTGACTCCAGAACAAGTTGAGAAACTCCTCAAGATGATTGAGAAGGTTGAAGAACCCATACACAACATTAATCAGATGCAGAGAAAAGACCAGGAAGACAAACCAGGTATTTCCTCTTGGATTATTGATACAGTAGCCACTGATCATGTGActcatgaaagaaaatattatgttactttttataaaataaaaccaatcaCTGTTAAATTACCAAACAACTCTATTGTTACAGCTGAACATGGAGGAACTATCCAATTTTCTAaagattttgttattttcaatgTGTTGTATATACCTACTTTCTCTTTCAACTTAATTTCTGTTCAAAGTCTTGCAAAAGACTTGAACTGCAGTCTTATCTTTTCTTCTGAGCTTTGTCAGATAAGGGAGAACACTACATTGNAGATGATTGGGTATGCTAATCCTCACAAGGGCCTATACTACTTGCAAGCTTTTCCTACTCATGATCNNGATTTTGCATCAAAGtctgtttttacttttaaacaaGTTGATGTAAATATATGGCACTATAGATTAGGCCACCCTGGCCACAAAGTTGTGAAACAGATTTGTGAAAGTTTTCCTTATGTTCAAATAAATGATAATGCCATTTGTGAT CCCTGCAGGCAGCCTGTCTACGATGATGGTGAAAGGATTGAAGAGCATGAGGTACAGGGAAATGAAACAGAAACAGATGACACTGATATTGCACCTGATAACAGTGAAAGGAATGATGGACAGAGGAGATCTGAAAGAACCAGGAAGCCTCCAACATACTTGAATGATTATGTTCACCAG AAAAACATTTAA
- the LOC106774200 gene encoding remorin gives MAELQTKAEPASVPAPAAVEPQPPLAEAPKLDAADKKAVAAEAPAPPAETKALVVVEKEKDSEKTPPEPVKKKASGGSLDRDVALAEIEKEKRLSNVKAWEESEKSKAENKAQKQLSAVAAWENSKKAALEAQLRKIEEQLEKKKAEYAEKMKNKIALVHKQAEEKRALVEAKRGEEILNAEETAAKYRATGTTPKKAFGCF, from the exons ATGGCAGAGCTCCAAACCAAGGCTGAACCAGCTTCGGTTCCAGCTCCGGCTGCCGTGGAACCCCAGCCTCCGCTGGCTGAGGCGCCGAAACTTGACGCTGCTGACAAGAAAGCGGTAGCGGCGGAGGCGCCTGCTCCGCCAGCGGAAACCAAAGCTCTTGTTGTTGTGGAGAAGGAGAAGGACAGTGAGa AGACCCCACCAGAACCTGTAAAAAAGAAGGCCTCAGGTGGATCCCTTGATAGAG ATGTTGCTCTTGCAgaaatagagaaagagaaaaggttgtcTAATGTGAAGGCATgggaagaaagtgaaaaatccAAAGCAGAGAATAA AGCCCAAAAGCAGCTCTCTGCTGTTGCTGCTTGGGAAAACAGCAAGAAAGCAGCTCTTGAAGCTCAGCTGAGAAAAATTGAG GAAcaattagagaaaaagaaagcagAATATgctgaaaaaatgaaaaacaagataGCCTTAGTTCACAAGCAAGCAGAGGAAAAGAGAGCACTGGTTGAAGCCAAGCGTGGGGAAGAAATTCTGAATGCTGAGGAAACAGCTGCAAAATATCGTGCAACTGGAACCACTCCAAAGAAGGCCTTTGGatgcttttaa